In Candidatus Mycalebacterium zealandia, one DNA window encodes the following:
- a CDS encoding PTS sugar transporter has translation MKLILVVTHGELAFELIKTVEFVLGEKPAVEIKGVSFVPKGGFDMLSGEIEKHLRGNKKDTIILTDMFGGTPSNVSLTFLDPGKVEVVTGVNLPMLLKLATLKTGISLEKAVEATKKAGRENIVSASGILSSKQGAKEEK, from the coding sequence ATGAAACTGATACTTGTCGTAACGCACGGGGAACTCGCTTTTGAGCTTATAAAAACCGTTGAATTCGTTCTCGGCGAAAAACCCGCCGTTGAAATCAAAGGCGTTTCCTTTGTTCCGAAAGGCGGATTTGACATGCTCTCCGGAGAGATAGAAAAACACCTGCGCGGCAATAAAAAAGACACAATCATTTTGACCGATATGTTCGGTGGAACGCCGTCAAACGTCAGCCTGACTTTTCTTGACCCCGGCAAGGTGGAAGTCGTAACCGGAGTAAACCTGCCGATGCTTTTGAAACTTGCCACGCTGAAAACCGGTATTTCTCTTGAAAAAGCCGTGGAAGCAACAAAAAAAGCGGGACGCGAAAATATAGTTTCCGCGAGTGGAATCTTGAGTTCAAAACAGGGAGCAAAGGAAGAAAAATGA
- a CDS encoding HAD-IIA family hydrolase has translation MLRPRSPDAPRPLNVGRCLGAGPARTPLRLVDKFDAFVIDLDGTVVSGPTPVKGVAGALKKLRKTGKPFLFATNNSRLTPAGWAKRLKETGIEARAGEIVTSAGSTARFITRKFKNPESKKAFVSASRALVSEIKKTGIRIVGADEAARGCDVVIIGGYTGFGYQDIAAAGTAIIKGADFLATNSNFVYPARDGRFMPATGALTAAIEKVARKKPVITGKPHPDIFRICREILRVAAGRTAVIGDSLKTDIKGGKNAGMKTVLTLTGISSRADAKKSRHKPDYIIKDMSELFR, from the coding sequence ATCTTACGACCCCGAAGCCCGGACGCGCCTCGCCCGCTCAATGTGGGGAGATGTTTAGGCGCGGGGCCGGCAAGGACCCCTTTGCGACTCGTTGATAAATTTGACGCTTTTGTCATAGACCTTGACGGAACGGTGGTTTCGGGACCCACCCCCGTTAAGGGCGTGGCGGGCGCGCTCAAAAAACTGCGTAAAACCGGAAAACCGTTTCTGTTCGCGACAAACAACTCCCGGCTCACGCCCGCGGGATGGGCAAAACGCCTGAAAGAAACCGGAATAGAGGCGCGGGCGGGCGAGATTGTAACATCGGCGGGATCAACCGCGCGCTTCATAACGCGCAAATTCAAAAATCCGGAATCAAAAAAAGCGTTTGTTTCGGCAAGTCGCGCGCTTGTGTCGGAAATAAAGAAAACGGGAATTCGTATTGTCGGGGCGGACGAAGCCGCGCGCGGATGCGACGTTGTAATTATCGGCGGGTACACGGGTTTCGGTTATCAAGACATCGCCGCGGCGGGAACGGCGATAATAAAAGGGGCTGATTTTCTCGCCACAAATTCAAATTTCGTCTATCCCGCGCGGGACGGGCGTTTTATGCCGGCAACCGGCGCGCTTACCGCCGCCATAGAGAAAGTTGCGCGCAAAAAACCCGTCATCACCGGAAAACCGCATCCGGACATTTTCAGAATCTGCCGTGAAATTCTCCGCGTTGCCGCCGGCAGAACGGCGGTTATCGGGGACAGCCTCAAAACCGATATAAAAGGCGGAAAAAATGCCGGAATGAAAACAGTTTTGACGCTCACGGGAATTTCATCGCGAGCGGACGCGAAAAAATCCCGCCACAAACCGGACTACATCATAAAAGATATGTCGGAACTGTTCCGCTAA
- a CDS encoding DUF4160 domain-containing protein → MGREKRGGYIIEWWVGDHQPKHVHIYKDGEAVAKVAVPGMEILSGNMNGRLRKILLDLIKEGRI, encoded by the coding sequence ATGGGACGAGAAAAGCGTGGCGGCTACATCATTGAATGGTGGGTGGGAGACCATCAGCCGAAGCATGTTCACATATACAAAGATGGCGAAGCCGTTGCCAAAGTCGCCGTTCCGGGAATGGAGATTTTGAGCGGAAACATGAACGGAAGGCTAAGAAAAATTCTTCTCGATCTTATTAAGGAGGGCAGGATATGA